In a single window of the Candidatus Zixiibacteriota bacterium genome:
- a CDS encoding polyprenyl synthetase family protein: MLDATSMMECVGPVETDLQEFDRQLSDSLRGDSPLISSIARHLLKTRGKRIRPAFVFLSSRAADSFTEHSVSASLAIELIHTATLLHDDVIDESDLRRGQETVNAQWTNLISVLMGDYLFAKAFRILVGTGSMELMGTVSKATERVSVGELRQIEETGNYSLSEEEYISIIADKTASLFTVSCETGSILTSRGARERQRFAQFGEKIGTAFQIADDLLDFVGEPEVTGKEPGNDVMTGKVTLPLIHSLKKVGKAGRNEIMKSLKGDGHEASFEKVHNFVTENGGIEYAYQKAERLSGQGLEAIARIDNSIYYDSLASLVEYATRRAS; the protein is encoded by the coding sequence ATGCTTGATGCCACCAGCATGATGGAATGTGTCGGACCGGTCGAGACCGACTTGCAGGAGTTTGATCGGCAACTTTCGGACTCTTTGCGCGGGGATTCACCGCTGATTTCATCGATCGCCCGCCACCTGTTGAAAACTCGTGGCAAACGAATCCGACCGGCCTTTGTGTTTCTGTCGTCACGAGCGGCCGACAGTTTTACCGAGCATTCGGTCAGCGCCTCTTTGGCCATCGAGTTGATTCATACCGCCACCCTTCTTCACGATGATGTGATCGATGAATCCGATCTCCGGCGTGGCCAGGAAACGGTCAATGCTCAGTGGACCAACCTGATATCGGTATTGATGGGGGACTATCTTTTCGCCAAGGCGTTTCGTATTTTGGTTGGTACAGGCTCCATGGAACTGATGGGCACGGTATCCAAAGCCACCGAGCGGGTTTCGGTGGGGGAACTCAGACAAATTGAGGAAACGGGCAACTACAGCCTTTCCGAAGAAGAATACATTTCAATAATCGCCGACAAGACCGCTTCTCTGTTCACCGTGAGCTGTGAGACCGGTTCCATCCTGACCTCCAGAGGCGCTCGTGAGCGGCAGCGCTTTGCTCAGTTCGGCGAAAAAATCGGCACCGCCTTTCAGATCGCCGACGATCTGCTGGACTTTGTCGGCGAACCCGAAGTTACGGGTAAAGAGCCCGGCAACGACGTAATGACCGGCAAGGTAACTCTACCGCTGATTCACTCGCTCAAGAAAGTAGGCAAGGCCGGACGCAACGAGATCATGAAATCGCTCAAGGGAGATGGTCATGAAGCATCGTTTGAAAAAGTGCATAATTTCGTGACCGAAAACGGCGGCATCGAATACGCCTACCAGAAAGCCGAGCGGTTGAGCGGACAAGGGCTGGAGGCAATCGCCCGAATCGATAATTCGATATACTACGACAGCCTGGCCAGTCTCGTCGAGTACGCCACCCGACGGGCCTCGTGA
- a CDS encoding PorV/PorQ family protein, translating into MRKIIWLMLLLMVATTASAGHSKMGSAGAQFLKIGVGSRYQGTGEASVAMANDVYAMFWNPAGLVEVENSAIGFTNVNWLLDIDLNYVGYAKHFEDIGVFGVSAAVLSMEDQEITTLDDQDGTGDFYSAVSYAVGVSYARQLTDRFAFGGSFKYVGERIHKENASTFAFDFGTLLYTGFKSLRMGMSITNMGPDLQFSGPDLDVAYDELDGDGANTPIGASVKTTPYDLPMMFRFGLAYDFAVASKSDVTISAEMKHPNDSHQQGSIGAEWQYDEMFFLRSGYKFQSDEEGLSFGGGLITNISGETDLLIDYAWQDFGRLQSTHRFSVGFNF; encoded by the coding sequence GTGAGAAAGATTATCTGGCTGATGTTGCTGCTTATGGTGGCCACGACCGCCTCCGCAGGACATTCCAAAATGGGTAGCGCCGGCGCTCAGTTTCTGAAAATCGGCGTTGGCTCCAGGTACCAGGGTACCGGTGAAGCTTCGGTGGCCATGGCCAACGATGTATACGCTATGTTCTGGAACCCCGCCGGTCTGGTCGAAGTTGAGAATTCCGCAATCGGCTTCACCAATGTCAACTGGCTTCTGGATATCGACCTCAACTATGTCGGCTACGCCAAGCACTTCGAAGACATCGGCGTCTTTGGTGTCTCGGCGGCCGTGTTGTCGATGGAGGATCAGGAGATCACCACCCTCGATGATCAGGACGGCACCGGGGATTTCTATTCAGCTGTCTCTTACGCCGTCGGCGTGAGCTATGCTCGCCAACTTACCGATCGGTTTGCATTCGGCGGATCGTTCAAGTATGTCGGTGAACGAATCCACAAGGAAAACGCATCTACATTCGCCTTCGACTTCGGTACCCTGCTATACACCGGATTCAAATCGCTACGGATGGGGATGAGTATTACCAACATGGGTCCGGACCTTCAGTTTTCGGGACCCGACCTTGATGTAGCCTATGACGAGCTGGATGGAGACGGCGCCAACACGCCAATCGGCGCCTCGGTCAAAACCACTCCGTATGATCTGCCGATGATGTTCCGGTTTGGTCTTGCCTATGACTTTGCGGTTGCCTCTAAGTCAGATGTAACGATCTCGGCTGAGATGAAGCATCCCAATGACAGTCACCAGCAGGGATCGATCGGCGCCGAATGGCAGTACGATGAAATGTTCTTCCTCAGGAGCGGCTATAAGTTCCAGTCCGATGAGGAAGGGTTGTCCTTTGGTGGAGGCCTTATAACCAACATCTCCGGCGAAACCGATCTCTTGATCGACTACGCCTGGCAGGACTTTGGCCGACTACAATCTACCCACCGGTTCAGCGTTGGGTTCAATTTTTAG
- a CDS encoding RNA polymerase sigma factor, protein MASEEYDEIEQLAQKAKLGDRAAFSRIVRIMMSRIVSLTYRMTSDRESALDLAQDSFVAAWEQLAGFRGESRFSSWLFQIATNKCLNFLKKASTRQNVPLDDTTSATLTSGDPAANPERTLKIKLLKEDVLHFMQSLPDMQRLVFELRFYQGMPFSEIARQTGKAEGTVKTHYRQAVIKLREVATAKGWAP, encoded by the coding sequence ATGGCATCGGAAGAATATGATGAAATCGAACAACTGGCGCAGAAGGCAAAACTGGGTGACCGGGCCGCCTTCTCTCGGATTGTGCGGATAATGATGAGTAGAATAGTATCCCTGACATATCGTATGACCTCAGATCGCGAGAGCGCGCTGGATTTGGCCCAGGACAGTTTTGTGGCGGCCTGGGAGCAGCTAGCTGGTTTTAGGGGTGAATCAAGATTCTCCAGTTGGCTTTTCCAAATCGCTACCAACAAGTGTCTGAACTTTCTCAAGAAGGCATCGACGCGACAGAATGTCCCGCTAGATGATACGACATCGGCCACCCTGACATCAGGCGACCCGGCCGCCAATCCGGAACGGACGCTGAAAATCAAACTGTTGAAGGAGGATGTCCTTCACTTTATGCAGAGTCTGCCTGATATGCAGCGGTTGGTGTTTGAGCTCAGATTTTATCAGGGGATGCCATTCTCAGAAATCGCTAGACAAACAGGTAAGGCCGAAGGTACGGTCAAAACACATTATCGTCAGGCGGTCATCAAGCTGCGCGAAGTCGCCACCGCCAAAGGATGGGCGCCATGA
- a CDS encoding alpha/beta hydrolase, with product MLLIIGSVAVGAFVAFGLYLYLSQDRMVFFPSREMETTPAEIGLVFDDVFIEVTDSVQVHAWYVPAPDGNSGSNNSHAPTVLFFHGNGGNISHRLPTVDLVVGLGANIMLVDYRGYGRSGGVPSEQNMYADALACYRWLTDTKETPSEQIMIFGRSLGGAVAIQLATQVECAGLIVESSFTSAKAMGNLMFPYFPVGLLLKHKFASIDKIKSVNCPLLVTHSKEDDMIPFQMGLALYEKGMGPKRVVEIEGLHNDRHYMQAESYRECIENILINRQFDNWD from the coding sequence ATGTTGTTAATTATAGGATCAGTTGCTGTCGGCGCTTTTGTCGCCTTCGGTCTCTATCTGTACTTGTCGCAGGACCGGATGGTCTTCTTTCCGAGTCGTGAGATGGAGACCACACCGGCCGAAATCGGCCTGGTTTTCGATGACGTTTTCATTGAAGTGACCGATTCCGTGCAGGTCCACGCCTGGTACGTACCTGCGCCGGACGGTAATAGCGGCAGTAACAACAGCCACGCTCCCACCGTGCTCTTTTTCCACGGCAACGGCGGCAACATATCGCATCGCCTGCCGACGGTTGACCTGGTGGTCGGACTGGGCGCCAATATTATGTTGGTGGATTACCGTGGCTATGGTCGCTCCGGCGGCGTTCCCAGTGAACAAAACATGTACGCTGATGCTCTGGCTTGCTACCGGTGGCTGACCGACACAAAGGAAACGCCGTCCGAACAGATCATGATTTTCGGTCGTTCGCTGGGAGGTGCGGTAGCCATACAGTTAGCCACTCAGGTCGAGTGCGCCGGGTTGATTGTGGAGTCCTCTTTTACATCGGCCAAAGCTATGGGCAATCTTATGTTTCCGTACTTCCCGGTTGGGCTGTTGCTCAAGCACAAATTCGCCTCCATCGACAAGATCAAGAGTGTCAACTGTCCTTTGCTGGTGACTCACTCCAAAGAGGATGATATGATCCCGTTTCAGATGGGTCTGGCGCTGTATGAGAAGGGTATGGGCCCCAAGCGAGTTGTCGAAATTGAGGGATTGCACAATGATCGGCATTATATGCAGGCTGAATCGTATCGTGAATGCATAGAGAACATTCTAATCAATCGGCAGTTCGACAATTGGGACTAG
- a CDS encoding saccharopine dehydrogenase NADP-binding domain-containing protein translates to MRVAVIGAGLMGRAAVYDLAQNDSVQSVGLFDTDENLAVEMATKFGYGKASASALDADDETAAAAALKGYDAAISCVPYRYNLNLTKAAIAAGCHLVDLGGNNDMVDAQLQLTAEAEQADVIIVPDCGLAPGMVAVLAADAMTRFDKVESMRIRVGGLPQSPRPPLNYMMLFAAEGLINEYWEPCVIVEEGQKKTVNPMTGVELLEFDGIGKLEAFYTSGGTSTLPDSFLGQIDFLDYKTIRYPGHCALFRPMLEIGLGSRQEIDVNGTAVEPRAVFKAVLNRSLTFDDLDLGLVRLTAEGLIDGESKTRIYEIVDRQESKTALTAMMRLTAFPASIVALMAASGEITQRGVKPQEIVVDPSLFIPHLKARNINLQVTEH, encoded by the coding sequence ATGAGAGTTGCAGTTATCGGCGCCGGCCTCATGGGTCGAGCCGCCGTCTATGATCTTGCTCAAAACGATAGTGTCCAGAGCGTCGGGTTATTCGATACCGACGAAAACCTCGCCGTCGAAATGGCCACCAAATTTGGCTACGGCAAAGCCTCTGCTTCGGCTCTTGATGCCGATGATGAAACCGCTGCTGCGGCAGCTCTGAAGGGATATGACGCTGCCATCTCATGCGTTCCCTACCGATATAACCTGAACCTGACCAAAGCCGCCATCGCCGCCGGTTGTCACCTGGTCGACCTGGGTGGCAACAACGACATGGTTGACGCCCAACTTCAACTTACCGCTGAAGCCGAGCAAGCCGATGTCATCATCGTCCCCGACTGCGGCCTTGCGCCCGGCATGGTAGCGGTGCTCGCCGCCGACGCCATGACCAGGTTTGATAAAGTGGAGTCGATGAGAATTCGAGTCGGCGGACTGCCGCAATCACCCAGGCCGCCCTTGAACTACATGATGCTCTTCGCGGCTGAAGGACTCATCAATGAATACTGGGAGCCGTGCGTTATTGTCGAGGAGGGTCAGAAGAAAACCGTTAACCCGATGACCGGTGTGGAGCTTCTGGAGTTCGACGGTATCGGTAAACTGGAAGCGTTCTATACATCCGGTGGTACTTCGACCTTGCCGGACAGTTTCCTCGGGCAGATAGATTTCCTGGATTATAAAACTATCCGTTATCCCGGCCACTGTGCGCTCTTTCGGCCGATGCTTGAGATAGGTCTGGGTTCCCGTCAGGAGATCGATGTCAACGGTACTGCTGTCGAACCGCGTGCCGTGTTCAAGGCGGTACTGAATAGATCGCTGACTTTCGATGACCTCGACCTGGGCCTGGTTCGTCTGACCGCTGAGGGCCTGATAGATGGAGAAAGCAAGACCAGAATCTACGAGATCGTCGACCGGCAGGAGAGCAAAACCGCGCTGACAGCGATGATGCGTCTTACAGCTTTCCCGGCTTCGATAGTGGCCCTGATGGCGGCTTCGGGTGAGATTACGCAGCGTGGTGTCAAGCCGCAGGAGATAGTGGTCGATCCGTCCTTGTTCATCCCGCATCTGAAAGCCCGCAATATTAATCTACAAGTCACCGAGCACTGA
- a CDS encoding rod shape-determining protein: MFDVLSNDIGIDLGTANTLVYVRHQGIVLDEPSVVAVEKSTDKVLAIGSAAKEMMGRTPGGIAAIRPLKDGVIADFEISEKLISDFIRRVVKHRYLMKPRVIISVPSGITEVEKRAVRDSAENAGAREVFLLAEPMAAAIGVGLPVDQPSGSMIIDIGGGTTEIAVIALNGIVNDTSIRVAGDELNEAIIMYLKKNYNLLIGELTAEEVKIQIGSAHPLDKELSMDIRGRDLVAGVPKNLTLSSVQVREAISETIDIIVEAVRQALERTPPELASDILERGIILTGGGALLRGLDRRLRQETNLPVNVAEDPLTCVVRGTGRVLEDFTGFTKVLEKSRKD; encoded by the coding sequence CTGTTTGACGTTCTCTCCAACGATATCGGTATCGATCTCGGCACCGCCAACACTTTAGTCTATGTCCGTCATCAGGGGATTGTCCTGGACGAACCCTCGGTAGTAGCCGTTGAGAAATCAACCGATAAGGTTCTGGCTATCGGATCGGCAGCCAAGGAAATGATGGGGCGCACTCCCGGAGGTATCGCTGCTATTCGCCCGCTTAAGGACGGCGTGATCGCCGATTTTGAAATCTCCGAGAAACTTATCTCCGATTTCATCAGACGAGTGGTCAAACATCGCTATCTGATGAAACCGCGCGTGATTATTTCGGTCCCATCCGGTATTACCGAGGTGGAAAAACGCGCCGTGCGCGATTCGGCCGAGAACGCCGGCGCTCGCGAGGTCTTCTTACTGGCCGAGCCGATGGCGGCCGCTATCGGTGTCGGCTTGCCGGTCGATCAACCTTCCGGAAGTATGATAATCGATATCGGCGGCGGCACCACCGAGATCGCGGTGATTGCGCTCAATGGCATTGTCAACGACACTTCCATCCGCGTGGCCGGCGATGAGCTCAACGAAGCGATCATTATGTACCTCAAGAAGAACTACAATCTGCTGATCGGCGAACTGACGGCGGAGGAAGTCAAGATTCAGATCGGTTCGGCCCATCCACTGGACAAAGAGCTTTCGATGGATATCAGAGGACGTGATCTCGTGGCCGGCGTACCCAAAAACCTGACTCTTTCCTCGGTGCAGGTACGTGAGGCCATCTCGGAAACTATCGATATCATCGTCGAAGCTGTCCGTCAGGCGCTGGAACGAACACCGCCGGAACTGGCTTCGGACATTCTCGAACGCGGTATCATTTTGACCGGTGGGGGGGCGCTGCTGCGCGGATTGGACAGGCGACTTCGCCAGGAAACCAACCTCCCTGTCAACGTGGCCGAGGATCCACTCACCTGTGTAGTCCGCGGGACCGGCCGGGTCCTTGAGGATTTCACCGGATTCACCAAGGTTCTGGAAAAAAGCCGAAAAGACTGA
- a CDS encoding Spy/CpxP family protein refolding chaperone — MKKLTVILLVALLVPAAGVIGQMQWHEKDGDKEVVIFEGKAHGMDTGKGRGMHGDKMMSKRGHGGHGIMAMADELGLSDDQKEQIKKLALGHKLASVDNHAAVKKAEITLKAMMHDGDSDQGKVFAAIDKLFALKADVKKASWSHHEKVKGLLTDEQRDKMKELKHRSGNVMFFGEPGEHGKNKVMRRKVIEIEDDG, encoded by the coding sequence ATGAAGAAACTCACCGTCATACTGTTAGTAGCCCTGCTTGTTCCAGCCGCAGGCGTAATCGGTCAGATGCAGTGGCATGAAAAGGATGGTGACAAGGAAGTTGTCATCTTCGAAGGTAAGGCTCACGGCATGGATACCGGTAAGGGCCGCGGAATGCACGGCGACAAGATGATGAGCAAACGGGGGCACGGCGGCCACGGCATCATGGCGATGGCTGATGAGTTGGGTCTGAGCGACGACCAGAAAGAACAGATCAAGAAGCTGGCCCTGGGGCACAAACTGGCCTCTGTCGATAATCACGCCGCCGTTAAGAAAGCTGAGATAACTCTCAAGGCAATGATGCACGACGGCGATTCCGACCAAGGCAAAGTTTTTGCTGCTATCGACAAACTGTTTGCGCTCAAAGCCGATGTCAAGAAAGCGTCCTGGAGCCATCACGAGAAGGTGAAGGGTCTATTGACCGACGAACAGCGCGACAAAATGAAAGAACTGAAACACCGATCCGGAAACGTCATGTTCTTTGGCGAACCGGGCGAACACGGCAAGAACAAAGTGATGCGTCGCAAAGTCATCGAAATCGAAGACGACGGCTGA
- a CDS encoding DNA recombination protein RmuC, with product MDGVSIIIIGGLGLVVVLLVSLLVGQRRPDSDAPRKIELALEKLKSELLEKQLEGLVSLRDSLDSTGRLMNERLAEGTGAIDKRMELLVDIEHRLGQLQTQAENIEAVGKNIQSLSDLLKPPKLRGSLGEMLLENLLAQILPRSMFDTQHRFASGKRVDAVVKLADRLLPIDSKFPLEPFERLRAEPDSSEARKEFVRSLKKHVDDISGRYILPAEQTTDVALMYIPSEAVYYRFVSDDLETGFEYALSRNVIPSSPGHLYAFLASLASVYAHAGLSGDGRKLSAGLNNLGDALGRLTKLHERMEGSVRALTSTLSHGRDEINGMTTQLQQLREPSTLDEPVEEPTVADG from the coding sequence ATGGACGGCGTTAGCATAATAATCATCGGCGGACTCGGACTGGTGGTTGTCCTGTTGGTCAGTTTGTTGGTCGGTCAACGTCGGCCTGACAGCGACGCTCCACGAAAAATCGAACTGGCCCTGGAAAAGCTCAAGAGCGAATTACTGGAGAAACAGTTGGAGGGGCTGGTCAGTTTGCGTGATTCGCTGGACAGTACCGGCCGTCTGATGAACGAACGCCTGGCCGAGGGTACCGGCGCTATCGACAAGCGTATGGAACTACTGGTCGACATCGAGCACCGGCTGGGGCAGCTTCAGACCCAGGCTGAGAATATCGAAGCGGTCGGAAAGAACATCCAATCACTCTCCGACCTACTGAAGCCACCCAAACTCCGAGGCAGCCTTGGGGAGATGCTGCTTGAGAATCTGCTGGCTCAGATATTGCCGCGCTCGATGTTCGACACGCAACATAGGTTTGCGTCGGGCAAGCGTGTCGATGCTGTAGTAAAGCTAGCCGATAGACTCTTGCCGATAGACTCCAAATTTCCTCTCGAACCGTTTGAACGACTTCGCGCCGAACCGGATTCATCGGAAGCTCGAAAAGAGTTTGTGCGCTCGCTCAAGAAACATGTCGATGACATCAGCGGCCGTTATATCCTGCCTGCCGAGCAGACCACCGACGTTGCGCTCATGTATATTCCATCGGAGGCGGTCTACTATCGTTTCGTTTCCGATGATCTCGAAACCGGTTTCGAGTATGCCCTGTCCAGGAACGTCATCCCCAGTTCACCGGGTCATCTGTATGCCTTCCTGGCGTCGCTGGCATCTGTGTATGCACATGCCGGTCTATCAGGCGATGGCCGAAAGCTGTCGGCCGGCTTGAACAACCTTGGCGATGCGTTGGGACGTCTGACAAAACTGCACGAACGGATGGAAGGTTCGGTTCGTGCACTCACCAGTACACTTAGTCATGGTCGTGACGAGATCAACGGCATGACCACTCAGTTACAGCAGTTGCGTGAGCCGTCGACATTGGACGAGCCGGTCGAAGAGCCGACTGTTGCAGACGGGTGA